In Symmachiella dynata, the following are encoded in one genomic region:
- the queF gene encoding preQ(1) synthase, which yields MAEGFRQELETFENQFPDRDYTIETICPEFTSVCPKTGQPDFGELTITYVPDKLCFELKSLKMYLQRFRNHGAFYEHVTNLILDDLVAVTQPRSMTVHAAFTPRGGIRTNVIAQYTAENQ from the coding sequence ATGGCTGAAGGATTTCGCCAGGAATTGGAAACATTTGAAAACCAGTTTCCTGATCGCGACTATACAATCGAAACGATTTGTCCCGAGTTTACATCAGTCTGTCCCAAGACGGGGCAGCCCGATTTTGGCGAACTGACGATTACGTACGTTCCCGACAAATTGTGCTTCGAGCTAAAGTCACTCAAAATGTACCTGCAGCGTTTTCGCAACCATGGTGCATTTTACGAGCATGTCACCAACTTGATTCTGGATGACTTGGTTGCTGTCACACAACCTCGCTCGATGACGGTTCACGCCGCCTTCACACCGCGGGGCGGCATCCGCACCAATGTGATTGCGCAGTACACTGCCGAAAACCAATAA
- a CDS encoding cytochrome-c peroxidase, translated as MQLRNQPATWLCAVLVMAIMPGCAAKKDDGATPGSSTAASTDTQVEPETTNEPEATEVADASTEPAAEPAAEPEAKPEAKADVTPKETVVAKAPAEPATEKKPAEKKPAAEKPAAEKKPAAPAKAASAKPPTVDSPLTAGIPGEGPLTTEEIKKWLEDPKNHEVIDFELPLGMASAQAAIKGLDENPLTLAKIELGRQLYFDPRLSADTTVSCASCHDPDEGYARRTQFGVGIDAQEGGRNSPVSYNRILSDKQFWDGRAESLEAQAVGPIANPIEMGNTHDACVACLKGIEGYRLQFESIFGDEGVTIDNVGRALASFERVIVTGASPFDYAENAKRFADLSDEELAEIKTDDPEFYAEIEQAKKDVEAHPMSESAQRGWALFFDEQKTDCKACHAGANFTDEQYHNLGVGMDAEEPDLGRFTETKDEKHRGAFKTPTLRNVEFTAPYMHDGSQQTLEEVVEWYAKGGHPNPHLSDKIKKLDLTDQDKADLVAFMKALTGPFPKVERDRLPK; from the coding sequence ATGCAATTACGAAACCAACCCGCAACATGGCTGTGCGCCGTGTTGGTCATGGCGATCATGCCGGGATGTGCGGCGAAAAAGGACGATGGGGCCACGCCCGGTTCCTCGACCGCCGCTTCAACCGACACCCAAGTCGAACCCGAAACAACCAACGAACCGGAGGCCACTGAGGTCGCCGATGCATCAACCGAACCCGCTGCTGAACCCGCTGCCGAACCAGAAGCCAAGCCAGAAGCCAAGGCGGACGTGACGCCGAAAGAAACAGTTGTCGCCAAGGCGCCGGCTGAACCCGCTACCGAAAAAAAACCGGCCGAAAAGAAACCGGCCGCTGAGAAACCGGCCGCTGAGAAAAAACCAGCGGCCCCCGCCAAAGCCGCATCGGCAAAGCCACCGACGGTGGACTCGCCCCTCACAGCTGGAATTCCGGGCGAAGGACCGCTGACGACTGAGGAAATTAAAAAATGGCTCGAAGACCCCAAAAACCACGAAGTCATCGACTTTGAATTGCCGTTGGGAATGGCCTCCGCACAAGCAGCGATCAAGGGCCTTGACGAGAATCCTCTCACGCTTGCCAAAATCGAGTTGGGCCGCCAGTTGTACTTCGATCCACGGTTATCAGCAGACACGACTGTGAGTTGCGCCAGTTGCCATGACCCCGATGAAGGGTATGCGCGACGCACCCAATTCGGTGTGGGTATCGACGCACAAGAAGGTGGCCGCAATTCGCCGGTCAGCTACAATCGTATTTTGAGCGACAAACAATTCTGGGACGGCCGTGCCGAATCGCTGGAAGCACAAGCAGTCGGACCGATCGCCAACCCCATCGAAATGGGCAACACACACGATGCGTGCGTGGCTTGCCTGAAGGGGATCGAGGGTTATCGTCTGCAATTTGAGTCGATTTTTGGTGACGAAGGAGTCACCATCGACAACGTCGGCCGTGCTCTCGCCTCATTCGAACGCGTGATCGTCACCGGCGCATCACCGTTTGACTATGCCGAAAACGCCAAGCGGTTTGCCGACCTGAGCGACGAAGAGTTGGCCGAGATCAAAACCGATGATCCGGAGTTCTATGCGGAAATCGAGCAGGCTAAAAAAGACGTAGAGGCTCATCCGATGTCGGAAAGCGCACAACGCGGTTGGGCGCTGTTCTTTGACGAACAAAAAACCGACTGCAAGGCCTGCCACGCCGGTGCAAACTTCACCGACGAGCAATATCATAATCTCGGTGTGGGAATGGATGCCGAAGAGCCGGATCTCGGACGTTTCACCGAAACCAAAGATGAAAAGCACCGCGGCGCGTTTAAGACTCCCACGCTTCGCAATGTGGAATTCACAGCTCCCTATATGCACGACGGCAGCCAGCAGACGCTGGAAGAAGTCGTCGAATGGTACGCTAAGGGCGGTCACCCCAATCCGCACCTGAGCGATAAGATCAAAAAGCTGGACCTGACCGATCAGGACAAGGCGGATCTGGTGGCGTTCATGAAAGCACTCACGGGACCGTTCCCCAAAGTTGAGCGCGACCGACTCCCCAAATAG